One stretch of Opisthocomus hoazin isolate bOpiHoa1 chromosome 18, bOpiHoa1.hap1, whole genome shotgun sequence DNA includes these proteins:
- the SPO11 gene encoding meiotic recombination protein SPO11 translates to MEDHSVRSTEVPAGNKASFRETSLSGHESHVPSCEVLQAIENVIQDVLKSLAEKKAPVLTLANRSDWRNVEFKDSVGLQMIPHSTTKQIRSDCPRSAQKFALMLKMLSIIYKMVQSNTYATKRDIYYSDTLLFGSQSVVDNIINDISCMLKIPRRSLHILSTTKGFVAGNLSYTEEDGTKVNCTCGATAVTVPSNVQGIKNLISHAKFMLIVEKDATFQRLLDDDFCNRLSPCIMITGRGIPDLNTRLLVRKLWDSFKIPIFTLMDADPHGIEIMCIYKYGSVSMSFEAYHLTVPSIKWLGLLPSDLQRLNIRKDVLIPFTKQDQNKLASIQKRPYIASQPMWKKELEIMAASKLKAEIQVLTSLSSDYLSRVYLPNKLQFGGWL, encoded by the exons ATGGAGGACCACAGCGTGCGTTCCACCGAAGTGCCAGCTGGGAACAAGGCCAGCTTCAGGGAAACAAGTCTGTCTGGTCATGAGAGCCACGTCCCTAg ttgTGAAGTTCTTCAAGCAATAGAAAATGTTATTCAAGATGTACTTAAAAGCTTGGCCGAAAAAAAAGCACCTGTTCTCACATTGGCTAACAGATCAGATTGGAGGAATGTAGA ATTTAAAGATTCTGTAGGTCTACAGATGATACCACATTCTACTACAAAACAAATAAGAAGTGACTGCCCTAGATCAGCACAAAAATTTG CTCTGATGCTCAAAATGTTATCTATTATCTATAAGATGGTGCAGAGCAATACTTATGCAACTAAAAG AGATATATATTATTCAGATACACTGCTGTTTGGTAGTCAAAGTGTTGTGGACAATATAATCAATGACATTTCTTGCATGCTTAAGATACCTCGGAGAAGTCTACATATA ctgtctaCAACTAAAGGTTTTGTTGCTGGTAATTTAAGTTACACTGAGGAAGACGGTACAAAAGTGAATTGTACCTGCGGTGCAACA GCAGTCACTGTGCCATCTAATGTTCAAGGAATTAAAA ACTTAATCTCACATGCCAAATTTATGTTAATTGTAGAAAAAGATGCAACTTTTCAGAGACTCTTGGATGATGATTTCTGCAATAGATTGTCCCCATGTATAATGATTACG GGAAGAGGCATACCAGATCTTAACACACGACTCCTGGTCAGAAAGCTGTGGGATTCTTTTAAAATTCCTATTTTCACTCTCATGGATGCAGATCCACACG GTATAGAAATAATGTGCATCTACAAATACGGATCTGTG TCAATGTCTTTTGAGGCCTATCATCTCACCGTTCCATCTATAAAGTGGCTTGGTCTCCTTCCATCTGATCTTCAGAG attaaATATACGCAAAGATGTCCTGATTCCATTTACAAAGCAAGATCAAAATAAATTAGCAAGTATACAAAAGAGACCTTACATTGCTAGTCAGCCAATGTGGAAAAAAGAA CTGGAAATTATGGCAGCATCAAAACTGAAGGCTGAAATTCAAGTTTTAACTTCTCTTTCATCAGACTACCTCTCCAGAGTCTATTTACCAAACAAGCTGCAGTTTGGTGGATGGCTATGA